The sequence AGTCGTCAAGGATCATGGCGGTCCAATCCTGTACAGGCCATGACCTGCTTAAGATCTTCCCAGGCCTGACGTTTCAGCGCAGGGGTTTTCACAAGAGATGAAGGATGGTGTGTGGCCATGACCGGTACCCCGTGGCATTGAAAAAAATGTCCCCGAACCGTTGCCAGGGGTTCATTTGTTTTTTTTATCATCTGACAGGCCTTTTGCCCAAACGCCACCACGGCGCTCGGTTTGTGCGCAGACAGATGACGGGTAAGCACCCCATTGTCAACAACATTACAGATATACACATCTGAAGGTGCAAGGTGCATGGCTGCAAGCATCTTTACTAAAAGCGTGCCGGCCTCTCCCTCAAAAAAGCTTCCCTCACTGTCCACCAATACGATAGAGGCATCTTCAGGCCCCTGGGCCACAAAGGGCGGGGGCGGCCATGAAGGCGTTCCCCATGTGTCAATAATGCGAGTAGCCTCCTGACCCAGGGTTATGGCGTGGTTACCCAAGCGTTTTTGAAATTTCAGAAACTGACTTAACGCATTAAGTGTCTGGACAAGCCCTTGACCGCAACTCGAAGTTTGGACAGATTTCCCATTAAAATCATCCATGATGTTAAGAAATCGCCTGGACAACCGCATCCAGAATGGCGTGGGCCACCTTCTCCTTGGTCATCAAAGGCAAATCCGTTACTTGACCGTCCCGGGTAAACAGTTTGACTTTATTGGTGTCCGCTTTAAAACCGGAACCGCTTTTGCCCACAATATTAGCGGCAATCATGTCCAGCTGTTTTTTTTCCATCTTGCCCACGGCATAGGTTTCAAGGTCACGGGTCTCCGCAGCAAAACCGACCAGATATTGATCTTTTCTCTTCTTGAGCCCAATGGCTTTTAAAATATCCCTATTTTGAGTCAATTCAAGAGTCATATGATCCTGATCCCCGGTTTTTTTAATCTTATGACCCTGAACGGAAATAGGTTTAAAGTCCCCCACAGCCGCCACTTTAATAATGATGTCGGCCTGATCCAGGTGATCAAACATGGCATCATACATCTGGTCGCAGGATCCCACAGAGACACACGTCACACCGACAGGTGGATTAAGGCTGACAGGGCCGGACACCAGTACGACATTTGCCCCTCTTTTTTCCGCAGCTCCGGCAACGGCGTATCCCATTTTACCCGAAGAGTGGTTGCTTATAAACCGTACCGGGTCAATGGGTTCCACCGTGGGACCGGCAGATACAAGAACGGTTTTGCCTTTAAGATCATTCTTGTAAAAAAGTGCACAGGCCCGGTCAAAAATGAACCAGGGCTCAGGCAGACGTCCGGCACCTGTGGTTTTACAGGCAAGGGCCCCTGAATCCGGGTCCAGGATATGAATACCTGTTTCTTCCAGCAGATCCAAATTTTTTTGCACCCTTATATTCTGGTACATGTCCGTATTCATAGACGGACAGATCAAAATCGGGCAGGTCATGGCCAGCATTGTGGTGGTCAAGGCATCGTCGGCAATACCGTGAGCCAGCTTACCGATGCAGTTAGCTGTGGCAGGTGCGATGACGGCAAGATCCGACTTAGACGCCACTTCAATATGGGCAACTCCGGAGCCGGGACCTTCCCACAAATCCAACAGCACCGGATTTTCAGAGAGGACTTCAAAAGTAGTAGGCCCCACAAACCGAGCGGCAGCCTGGGTCATGCCCACAACCACATCAGCCCCGGACTTTTTGAAAAGTCGAAGCAGTTCAACACATTTATACGCGGCAATTCCGCCGGTCACACCTAAAAAAATGTGTTTACCATCTAATGTCATCAATAGACCCCATCGTTTATGGGCATTTCAGAAACGCCGCGCTCACCGGATACGCCATGCACAGATGTTCCCCCCATCGTCGGGGCTACACCAATTTCAACATAAGTATAAATCTGTGCTTCACGGATTGAAATCACAGCGCATCGAGTGGCCTTTTGAAATACCATGATGGTGGTTTCCGGCCCTTTAATCCTGGAAATGACCGCCCAGTTGTCCTTTTCCATGTTGATGGAAAAAAAATTATATAGGGAATTTGACTCCACCCGCCCCTTAAGACTGAGGATACCGGATCTGAAACCGGGTGTTGATACCACAACCGACTTTTCTCTTATAATTGTTAATTCCTCGGGCACCAGCACATCTTCAAAATCATGGTAAACGGCCAATGGGTTTCTTTCAACCGACGGTTGAGGGGATTGAACCTGCTCCGGATCAGATGATCCCTGAAAAAGCCCACACCCTGAGACAAAAACAGAGGCGGTTAAAATCAAACAAATTATGAAGGCGGATGGCAGATGATGACGAGTGTTCACTTTAATTTTCTCCAGATTATTTGTTACCACAAATGCTATTTCTTCTAAAACGAATCCCCCTAAATGTCAATTCAATGTCATGAGGGGCCATGTAAATTTCAAAATCCACTATACGGTAAAACGGCAAACCATATAGTGGATTTTATTTTCCAATACACATAGGTCAAGCGACCTATGTGTATAAAGCTATAGCGTCAATTTATCAGGATGAAACCTGCTGTTTAAGCAGATTCGCCGTACGCTTAACCGCACAAAAATCACCACACATGGTGCAAACCTCTTTTTCATCGGGCTCGGATGACTTGCGGTATGCCCTGGCTTTTTCCGGATCTATGGCGCAGTCGAACTGTCCATCCCAGTCCAATTCCCCCCGGGCCTTACTCATTTTATGGTCGACAAGCTCGGCTCCTTTAAGGCCTTTAGCCAGATCTCCGGCATGGGCGGCAATCCGGGATGCCATAATCCCTTCCTTAACATCATCTGCAGTGGGCAGCCGCAGATGTTCAGCCGGGGTAACGTAACATAAAAAGTCAGCGCCATGCATGGCAGCCAAGGCACCACCGATGGCTGACGTAATATGATCATAGCCTGGGGCAATGTCGGTAACCAAGGGACCAAGCACATAAAACGGAGCATTGTGGCAAAGCTTTTTCTGAAGTTTCATATTCATTTCCACCTCATGCAACGGCACATGCCCCGGCCCCTCAATCATAACCTGTACATTTTTTTTCCAAGCCCGTTTGGTCAACTCTCCCAGGGTGATCAGCTCCTGGATCTGGGGAGCGTCTGTTGAATCCTTGATGGCACCGGGCCGAAGTCCATCCCCCAAGCTGATGCAGACATCATGGGCCTGACAAATGTCCAGGAGCCGGTCAAAGTGTTCATAAAAAGGATTTTCATTGCCGGTTTTTTCCATCCATTCGAACAGGATAGACCCGCCCCGACTGACAATGCCGCACAACCGGGGGTTCGTCTTAACGCTTTGGGCGCATTTTTGATTAAGCCCGGCATGGATGGTAATGAAATCAATCCCGTTGGCGGCATGGATCTCAACGGTTTCAAACCACTCATCCAGAGTGATTTCCTCTGTGGGCTTTCCGGTACGGGTTAACGTATCATAGATAGGCACCGTACCGATCATTACAGGGATCTGTTCTACCAGACGTTTACGAAACTTTTCGGTCTCGCCGGACACACTCAGGTCCATAACGGCATCTGCCTGGTAATCGACAGCCAGTTGCGCTTTATTTATTTCCGAATCAAAACAGCAGACATCTTTGGATACGCCTAAATTAACGTTAATCTTAGTCTTAAGCCCTTTTCCCACACCTGCCGCTTTCAGGTTTAAATGATGTCGATTGGCAGGAATAGCAATTCGGCCCTGGGCAAGGCCTTCCATGAGTTCCTCTTTTGAAATGGATTCATTGGCAAGCACCTGCTCCATCTGCGGGGTGAGAATACCTTTTCTGGCTGCATCCATCTGGGTCGTATATGACTGTGACATGTTTACATCTCCTGTTTTAGCTTTATTTCCATGGGGAGAACTGAAACGGCGGGACCGGGGAGATGACGGAAGGCTCAATGCCAAGCTTCAATCACTTTTCCTACGCCGGTACGAACCGGATCAGGTTCCAAGGGTTGAAGTTTTGAGCCAACTTCTCTCAGCTTTTACAAAAGCACCCCCGTGATCAACTGTTATGTCACATACTTGATTCGAAAGGTTCTGTCAATGGCTTTAAATTTTGACAGCAATTCCGATTATTAATCCACGGCCTCCCAGGAAATGATACCGGATTTAATATCCCCGGGATTGATCTGATCTATGGTTTCGATGGATCCGGTACTGGTCTGGACAAATGCCTTTGATCCTTCCTGCTTGCCCACATGGATATTGGGAGTGACAGACAAGCCTTTGCCAAGCGAAATGACACGGGTGATTTTCACATCATTTTCTTGACCATCCCCTTCTCTGTCTACTGCAGATGAACCGATAGCAGACAGGTAGTATGCTGTACCGGTTTTATAATACACCGCATAAAGGTTACTTGTGCCCTCAAAGGAACAAATGTCATCGGAGGGAATATAAGTGGTGAAAGTTAAAAGTTCTCCAAACAAGGTTGCCTGGCCCAGGTTTCTTTCCTTAAGCCCTTCAAAATCCAGATACCAGCCGTCACTTTTGTCTACAGCCGTCATCAAGCTGTCCCAGTTGCCGATAGTGGTAGTACCGTCAATATCCGTAAGGCCTGTTACTTTTTTATCACCATAAACATCTGCATCAGAAACGTCCAGCATTGAGGCGGTAGTAACTTGACCCCAGGTCATGGGTTCGGTTTTTTCACCGGACGCATCAACTGAGTCCAGATCCCAAACTCCGTTTGAGTTAGCATCGGTAAACGGCTCCTTGACGGCATAATAGGATTGAAGGCCGGTGGTGGCACTTTCTGCTGCAATGGCGGCATCCCCACGGACAAAAAACCGTCCTGTGCCGAAATAAACCCATCGAAAATCGTTGTCGTCTATACCCACAGACGGGGCCGTGACAATGGTTTGATTGGCGGCTGTTTCTAAAAACACGCTATCGCCTTTCCAGTCCGATGGGGACAATTTATTATCAAACACCATTCGCCTCATTTTACCCGACCATCCACTTCCATTGTCACCGGCAACAGTTCCGAAATAAACCACATCTGCATTGAAATCCAGGTTATAATCCACGGTAATGGGGTCGGAAACAAAAGAATTTTCATCCAATTCCACATAATAGTCGTGGGCCGAAGCCCCGGCAGGTGCTGTGGTAAACGAACCTGAATCGTCCAGGGTTTTAACAGTATTATTCAGGCCCAGCTCTTTCAAATCCACCACATATAACTTGGCTTTTTGTTTGCTGATCGCGTAATCCAAGGCCCCGCTTCCACCGTTGCCGTCAGCTATGCCCGCAGACGACGCCGGGCCGGAACCGAATACCAGATACCAGTCGTTTTCCTTTATGGTGCCAGTGGTGGCATCCTTATCTTTCATGGGTACTACCGTGGGATAACAGGTGGTATATCCCATCCCCTCCAACTTGATTTCGGCCATCACCTTCGGCGGTAGTTCAGGGTTCGTAATATCCATGATCACATAGGCCGAAGACATGACGGGATCGGACGCGGTGGCAGTGTTACCATCGGTTTTATCCAAATCCGCCTGGATCCGTCCTCCGCCGAACCGCATCCCGACCACAAGAAAAGTGCCCCAGTTCGGTTCCGTATCACTATCCGTATAATGGGTATCGTCAGGCAGTATCTTGGCTTCAAATATTTTCGGTTTAAGGTCGCAGTAATATACATGGGGATAATCGGTTTCCGTAAGCCAATATAAATGGGGGAGCAAGTTAAACGGGATATAGGCCCACATCTCCGATCCCAGTTGGTATTCCTTCTCTGTACTCGCCGTGGTCAGCTTTGTTTTAAATTCTTTATTGTCATCATCATAAAATCCCCCGTTAAAGGCGTGGATCATTCCGTCGTTTGCACCGGTATAAACCATATTCCGCCGATTTTGAAAATGGCTTGCAAATTCGGCATAGGAGGTATCCCGGTAAAGCAGATGGTAATTTTCGGCGGGGCGGCCCACAATAGTAGGCGTGGAGTAAACAATATCTCCCAGACGCCAGGTTTCCATGGTACCGTCATCATCGTAATCCACTTGCCGGGAACGAAATGCCGGCAGCGTATAAGAAGGTGTTGTGCCCGAGACATACTCACCCTGATCCTCGCCCCGGATATAATTGATCACCCGGTAACTCTGCTGTTTTATAAAATCCTTGAAATCATCGCTGTATGACCTGAACGTATTCATTGAAACAGATGCCCCATTATAATTAACACTGGGTTCGTTTTCAAATGTGGGATAAATATTCAGGTAAGGAAAAATTTTTGATGTATCACTCATATCCGTATCCGTCGGTACTGCGGTGGAAACAAACTCCTGCTGCTCCCCGTCATCCGCCACCATGTCGCCGTCCTTGTCAATAAAGGTAAAAACATATCGATTCCGACTGATCGCTGTATAAATGCGCTGAGATGTGACCTCGTCATCTGTCATTTCATTGAGCCAGTCCGAAGATGACCAGACAAAATTAATATCATCCGTGGACCCTGAAAATTCCGGTGTTTGGCCGTCCTCAATTTCTTCATCTCCGTCGCTGTCGTAGTATTTTTTTACAATACTTCCGTCAAAAACAATGATCCGGTCGTCTTTGAGATCCAGCTTGGCATCCCCGTTGGTATCCTCCCGCATGTTGCCGTAGCTGTCCACAAACAGGGAGTGAATCTGGCCGGCCCAATTGATGGTATTGCCCAAAGGACCTTTGAACTCCGGATAAAATACGGCCTGGTATACCGCGCCTTCACCGGACCGGGTCTGGGAGATGACAGACGCCGCAGTACCGGAGGCGGTACGCCTGAGAATATCGGCAAAGGAGCGGTTCAGCTCTTCTTCCAGCTTCAGGGGATTCTGGACATAAAAGTAAGTATCCGGAGTACCGTCGGAGTCCTTATCCCATTCGTTGTCCTGATTTGGATACCCATCGCCGTCATAATCTTCGAATCCCCCCCATTTAGCTGCGTACCATAGCGGATTTTTCAAAAGCGTTGCAACAGTCCCGCCGGTTCCCGGGATAAACGTCCGTGTCGCCGTCAGGGGAAGGTAAGTATCGTCGTCCCAATCACCGCCCGGGTCTTCTCCCGGCGGTGTATCCAGAAAATAGTCCGGATCAGAGCCTTCACCGGTATCTTTGTCCCGCACCTCCAAATAAGTTCCGTCTTTAGTGGTGCCTGAAATAATATATCCCATATGCTGTATAATCCCGCCTGCCGCATAGCTGGAGTTCAGACTGATCTCAACCTGGGTCCCCTGGGTCGGATCGGATACGGCATTTCCACTGCTGTCCTGGACCTGGTAAATATACTCCACAACGGCGTCCATGTCATGGTCCGCGCCCTGCTCTACGTCCTCGTAGTTGATCCTGAATTTTCCGCTGGCCGGTGTAATCTCTTCCACAAAGAAATCAACAATGGTGTTGGTGGGCTGAAATTTCCCCTCGTCGGCTGAAATGCTTGACCCCCCAACGGACTTGGCAAAGGGCACCAGGGTAATCATGTTGGTGCCGACAGTAATCTCAATCCGGGGCAGCGGAGAGGCAAGGCCCACACAATAGGTGGCGACTGACTGATCCTGGGCTGCAGCACCATGCAAATCTTTTTGATTGCCATAATAGGCCACGGATGCGGAATAATAGCTGCCCTGTTTTGTGGGTTCTTCCGGACAAAGGCCCCGAACAGCACCAAGGTCGGAAACCGTCTTGGGCGTACAAGCACCGTCGTATGACGCAGCCTCGCCGATAAAGTGTGTGGTAAGCCCCTCTTCCTTGGCCGTTATGGTGTTGGCCAAAGCCCCCACATCCAGATCACCCAGGGAGGATGAAGAGAACGATGGATTGAAATCACTGCCCGGGAGCTGGTCCGAATCATAGGTTGGACTGATATCGGACAATACCAGCATGAAGGGCTTGGCGCAATAATCAAACCCGTCTAATTCCCCATTGGCATTGATATCCTCTCCGGTGTCGAGACTGCCGTTTCCGTTAATATCTTCACCGTTGGTGTAAGGATCCAGCCAGCCGGGTTTCGGCAACCCTAACTCATTGTCGTCATGGGTTGATGTTGTGTCGTAGGTAAAGTCGCCGGTGGGGGTTTTGGCCCCTGAAAAATA is a genomic window of uncultured Desulfobacter sp. containing:
- a CDS encoding uracil-DNA glycosylase encodes the protein MDDFNGKSVQTSSCGQGLVQTLNALSQFLKFQKRLGNHAITLGQEATRIIDTWGTPSWPPPPFVAQGPEDASIVLVDSEGSFFEGEAGTLLVKMLAAMHLAPSDVYICNVVDNGVLTRHLSAHKPSAVVAFGQKACQMIKKTNEPLATVRGHFFQCHGVPVMATHHPSSLVKTPALKRQAWEDLKQVMACTGLDRHDP
- the coaBC gene encoding bifunctional phosphopantothenoylcysteine decarboxylase/phosphopantothenate--cysteine ligase CoaBC, producing MTLDGKHIFLGVTGGIAAYKCVELLRLFKKSGADVVVGMTQAAARFVGPTTFEVLSENPVLLDLWEGPGSGVAHIEVASKSDLAVIAPATANCIGKLAHGIADDALTTTMLAMTCPILICPSMNTDMYQNIRVQKNLDLLEETGIHILDPDSGALACKTTGAGRLPEPWFIFDRACALFYKNDLKGKTVLVSAGPTVEPIDPVRFISNHSSGKMGYAVAGAAEKRGANVVLVSGPVSLNPPVGVTCVSVGSCDQMYDAMFDHLDQADIIIKVAAVGDFKPISVQGHKIKKTGDQDHMTLELTQNRDILKAIGLKKRKDQYLVGFAAETRDLETYAVGKMEKKQLDMIAANIVGKSGSGFKADTNKVKLFTRDGQVTDLPLMTKEKVAHAILDAVVQAIS
- the thiC gene encoding phosphomethylpyrimidine synthase ThiC, which encodes MSQSYTTQMDAARKGILTPQMEQVLANESISKEELMEGLAQGRIAIPANRHHLNLKAAGVGKGLKTKINVNLGVSKDVCCFDSEINKAQLAVDYQADAVMDLSVSGETEKFRKRLVEQIPVMIGTVPIYDTLTRTGKPTEEITLDEWFETVEIHAANGIDFITIHAGLNQKCAQSVKTNPRLCGIVSRGGSILFEWMEKTGNENPFYEHFDRLLDICQAHDVCISLGDGLRPGAIKDSTDAPQIQELITLGELTKRAWKKNVQVMIEGPGHVPLHEVEMNMKLQKKLCHNAPFYVLGPLVTDIAPGYDHITSAIGGALAAMHGADFLCYVTPAEHLRLPTADDVKEGIMASRIAAHAGDLAKGLKGAELVDHKMSKARGELDWDGQFDCAIDPEKARAYRKSSEPDEKEVCTMCGDFCAVKRTANLLKQQVSS
- a CDS encoding PilC/PilY family type IV pilus protein, which gives rise to MFRKSMSTAIYPMLFIFIHSLVFSPFPAKAATSSDYQAVPPFVTAGVPPLVMLVMGRNHKLYYEAYNDASDLNGDGTLDVGYNPAIDYYGYFDSYKYYAYVSGSNRFEPRGKTSDKKAADGDYWSGDFLNYLTMSRMDCLRKVLYGGFRYTDTSTETVLERSFIPQDAHSWGKEYYSIDHDGYDIQDYTPLDQPKGDSRHLFVSTSLSNTGNPLLRVLENSVLRIWEWVAIERPVAGDQGNDGSGRRSILDNNVSGGVVDVTTSGTAGTMDDSYVAGGGEISINDDFDDGSLAGGWQTADNEGHTGTSFDETGGQLIIKGAGADVWTGNDEFAAVYLDNISGDFDFRLKVDSQQNTNGWAKTGIMVRNDMTRPKVSTGYCMIAVTPSSGFAFQTDSNANGYLDSNSSGGSATPLPKWVRLTKVGQVFTGYYSDTNSNWTQRGTATLTTASTEQDVGIFATSHNASALSECKYDKVSITGTGGEPDPELAFDDDDNTLWIYPDEPDTDTAVWIQFQFASAREIKSYSINGGTDAPDDWTLMGSNDGTSWTELDSETDAGLTDGNSETFECDETGEYTYYRINISGTSNAEVDGVAIREIEMMEETEPIPANATLTDHTVRVKVCDPSVGVESNSKLYPSGVYKPIGLLQRHGESDRMYFGLLTGSYTKNTSGGALRKNIRSITDEINATTGQFRYKESGSTVNGIIKTIDLFRVVDFDYGSSSYNSNCGWITTRALKEGECRMWGNPVAEMMYETLRYFSGAKTPTGDFTYDTTSTHDDNELGLPKPGWLDPYTNGEDINGNGSLDTGEDINANGELDGFDYCAKPFMLVLSDISPTYDSDQLPGSDFNPSFSSSSLGDLDVGALANTITAKEEGLTTHFIGEAASYDGACTPKTVSDLGAVRGLCPEEPTKQGSYYSASVAYYGNQKDLHGAAAQDQSVATYCVGLASPLPRIEITVGTNMITLVPFAKSVGGSSISADEGKFQPTNTIVDFFVEEITPASGKFRINYEDVEQGADHDMDAVVEYIYQVQDSSGNAVSDPTQGTQVEISLNSSYAAGGIIQHMGYIISGTTKDGTYLEVRDKDTGEGSDPDYFLDTPPGEDPGGDWDDDTYLPLTATRTFIPGTGGTVATLLKNPLWYAAKWGGFEDYDGDGYPNQDNEWDKDSDGTPDTYFYVQNPLKLEEELNRSFADILRRTASGTAASVISQTRSGEGAVYQAVFYPEFKGPLGNTINWAGQIHSLFVDSYGNMREDTNGDAKLDLKDDRIIVFDGSIVKKYYDSDGDEEIEDGQTPEFSGSTDDINFVWSSSDWLNEMTDDEVTSQRIYTAISRNRYVFTFIDKDGDMVADDGEQQEFVSTAVPTDTDMSDTSKIFPYLNIYPTFENEPSVNYNGASVSMNTFRSYSDDFKDFIKQQSYRVINYIRGEDQGEYVSGTTPSYTLPAFRSRQVDYDDDGTMETWRLGDIVYSTPTIVGRPAENYHLLYRDTSYAEFASHFQNRRNMVYTGANDGMIHAFNGGFYDDDNKEFKTKLTTASTEKEYQLGSEMWAYIPFNLLPHLYWLTETDYPHVYYCDLKPKIFEAKILPDDTHYTDSDTEPNWGTFLVVGMRFGGGRIQADLDKTDGNTATASDPVMSSAYVIMDITNPELPPKVMAEIKLEGMGYTTCYPTVVPMKDKDATTGTIKENDWYLVFGSGPASSAGIADGNGGSGALDYAISKQKAKLYVVDLKELGLNNTVKTLDDSGSFTTAPAGASAHDYYVELDENSFVSDPITVDYNLDFNADVVYFGTVAGDNGSGWSGKMRRMVFDNKLSPSDWKGDSVFLETAANQTIVTAPSVGIDDNDFRWVYFGTGRFFVRGDAAIAAESATTGLQSYYAVKEPFTDANSNGVWDLDSVDASGEKTEPMTWGQVTTASMLDVSDADVYGDKKVTGLTDIDGTTTIGNWDSLMTAVDKSDGWYLDFEGLKERNLGQATLFGELLTFTTYIPSDDICSFEGTSNLYAVYYKTGTAYYLSAIGSSAVDREGDGQENDVKITRVISLGKGLSVTPNIHVGKQEGSKAFVQTSTGSIETIDQINPGDIKSGIISWEAVD